In the genome of Planococcus donghaensis, the window CAATACCTAAAGCGCTTTCCTTTTCCAGCACAGTGATGATGTACCATTGTTCAGCAAATAAATATGTTGATAAGGCAAGAAAAGATGCAGTACTAGAAAGCCAGAGAAAAATAAACGATCGGTTGCCAAACAAACTCGAGGTAGCTGCTGTCTGTTCATTTGCGGTAGCTACTTGATCATTTCCCACGTAACCGCTCCTTTCATTACCTAATTTTCTTTTTTAAACAGCAATTCATCAATCTGAAATGCCGTAGTCATCAAGTAGTAATGTTGCTTGTCCGCTTCCTCATCCTCTTCATTTAATGTACTTAAGAGTTCACGGTACTTCCGTGTGAATTCCACAAATTTTTTCTCGCTTACAGTAAATTCAGTTTGAAGTGACAGGTTGTTCCATTCGTCGACATTGGAAGAGTGCAGTTCAAATGATTCTTCTGGCGCTGTGAGCACCCGTGTTTTTGCACGATCAATGACTTCTAAATAGGACTGGCGTGTAGCTTCCTGGGATTCCACATAGGTAAGCAAATGATCTGCCGGAATAAATCCTCGGGCAACGGCCTGGTAGAATTTCAGGATATTTCCTCCACGTTCTTCTTTTCGGACAAGCTGAATAATGCCGTATTTCTCTAATTCTCGAAGGTGGTAGAGAACTTTGGCTCGCGAAAGGTTGAGTTCTTGAGCCAGCATTTGTCCTGTGTGAGGTTGTTCGACTAGATAAATGAGCATTTTGGTGCGTAGTGGATCACTAATAACCTTTAATTGTTCATACGTTTCGAGAATGAAAATAGATTGTTGATTCAATTGTAATACCCCTTTCTTAACCGGTTAACTTTTCTTAACCTGATTATATACATGCTAACTTTTAAAGTTCAAGTATTCTGAATATGATTATCGAATCAATATCATATATAAAGTTCGATAGGAGTCTTTTCTTTACTTTGACTCCTTAAAATCTTAAAGAAAACTGTGAAGCAACGGAAATAGTTTTGCAATGCATATTAAAGACTTCTACTTTTAAAGACATTCAATCGTATAAAAGGGCGATTGAATACCCTCTTATTTAAAGGAAGTGGGAATAGCCATGGTGAATTATATACAGGAGGTTGCTGAAAGGATGATGAAAATGAGCAAAATTGATCAAAGGGGTCGTTTAGAAGAAGAGCCATTTGCGTATTTGCTGACTAAAAACGGCTCAATTCTGATCAACTACCAGGGCAAGCAAGTAGTAATGCTAAAAGGGAAAGATGCCGAACAGCTATCTGCAAAACTTACAGCTGTAAAAGGCGATGCAAAACAACTGCAGATTCTTTTGGCAAAAGCAACAGGAAATTTCAAGCGGGGCAACGAGAAGAATGGAAAAAGAAATAAGAATTGATCAGAAATATGGAAATGACTAATTTCATTAGAATTTAAAATATATATTGTGTAAATCAGAGTCACAAACGAAGACTGGATGCATTTAATCTTGCATCCAGTCTTTCTATAGTTATGGAGAAAATTTTGTTTTGAACAATAACTGTATTTGATAATCTACACAATAAATTTCGTGATCCAAGCTATGTACCTTGCTTCAGACAAAAAGAATAACTGAGCAATTATTGTACTTAGTAAGTGAGAAGCAATCATCATTCGATGAAATCAGATAAGAAGCCATAATCGCAGTACCAATTCTTTCTTATCCTTTAAACGGATGTCATTTAAGTAAAACGTCTTTAGTAGATGGATAGGTTTTATATCTTCTAATATACACAACCTTATTTTTATTAAATTTATGTAATGTTTGTTAAATACCATTGACGATAAAGGATGCATT includes:
- a CDS encoding ArsR/SmtB family transcription factor; its protein translation is MNQQSIFILETYEQLKVISDPLRTKMLIYLVEQPHTGQMLAQELNLSRAKVLYHLRELEKYGIIQLVRKEERGGNILKFYQAVARGFIPADHLLTYVESQEATRQSYLEVIDRAKTRVLTAPEESFELHSSNVDEWNNLSLQTEFTVSEKKFVEFTRKYRELLSTLNEEDEEADKQHYYLMTTAFQIDELLFKKEN